A stretch of Prunus dulcis chromosome 6, ALMONDv2, whole genome shotgun sequence DNA encodes these proteins:
- the LOC117631542 gene encoding NAC domain-containing protein 90-like, translated as MEELPPGYRFYPTEEELVSFYLLNKLEGKRDDTRRVIPVVDIYSKEPWDLPKFSGELCHGDTEQWFFFTPRQQREAQGGRPNRTTASGYWKATGSPGYVYSSDNKVIGVKKTMVFYKGKAPTGRKTKWKMNEYRAIEADNPTTTTTSVPKYLRNEFRLCRVYVVSGSCRAFDRRPLEGSGETKHQLSESMGGTSTFSPKAPMVEKASSSDETYSYSEELADLPETYAGINSTNWEIIEGLKQPLWEWEQLNLL; from the exons ATGGAGGAGCTGCCACCAGGTTACCGCTTCTACCCGACAGAAGAAGAACTGGTCTCCTTCTACCTCCTTAACAAACTCGAAGGGAAGCGAGACGATACTCGTCGCGTAATCCCAGTCGTAGACATTTACAGCAAAGAGCCATGGGACCTTCCAA AGTTTTCAGGGGAGTTGTGCCATGGAGACACAGAGCAATGGTTTTTCTTCACACCAAGACAACAAAGAGAAGCCCAAGGAGGAAGGCCCAACAGGACCACAGCTTCTGGGTACTGGAAGGCCACAGGCTCTCCTGGGTATGTTTACTCCTCAGATAACAAGGTCATTGGAGTGAAGAAAACCATGGTTTTCTATAAAGGCAAAGCTCCAACTGGACGGAAAACCAAATGGAAGATGAATGAGTACAGAGCCATTGAAGCAGATAACCCAACTACCACTACCACTAGTGTCCCCAAG TACTTGAGGAATGAATTCAGATTGTGCCGGGTGTACGTGGTATCTGGGAGTTGTCGAGCATTTGACAGACGACCATTAGAAGGAAGTGGAGAGACGAAGCATCAATTGAGTGAGTCTATGGGTGGAACAAGCACCTTTTCTCCGAAGGCTCCAATGGTGGAGAAAGCAAGCTCATCGGATGAAACTTATTCATATTCAGAAGAGCTTGCTGATCTTCCAGAGACGTATGCAGGGATTAACAGTACTAATTGGGAGATTATTGAAGGTCTTAAACAACCTCTATGGGAATGGGAACAATTAAATTTGCTTTAA